Proteins encoded together in one Terriglobus saanensis SP1PR4 window:
- a CDS encoding NAD(P)/FAD-dependent oxidoreductase has product MHKADIAISGAGIIGLSLALELHRRGAPVTVIDAHKPGIASTAAAGMLAANDPENPATLRELSQYSLSLYPDFLERTEEASGLTVPIQTHYTQQYAHDGSASFLKEDSLNPRHLHAALLQAVRNKSIAIETEANDAKVAAAKITVDCTGAWSRPLIQPAKGQMLRVLLQRGELHREDLGNFVLRTPFLYIVPRLDGTALIGATVEDAGFNTSTDEEELLRLRKRAAEILPSIAYAPQVEAWAGLRPRSADGLPVLGELLPDRFIATGHFRNGILLAPATAEIMAELILGGIPPIDLQAFSPGRFTP; this is encoded by the coding sequence ATGCACAAAGCCGATATCGCGATCTCAGGAGCAGGCATCATCGGTCTCTCCCTCGCGCTCGAACTTCATCGTCGCGGGGCCCCTGTCACCGTCATTGACGCACACAAGCCCGGCATCGCCAGTACCGCCGCCGCGGGAATGCTCGCAGCCAATGACCCGGAAAATCCAGCCACCCTCCGTGAGCTCTCCCAGTACAGCCTTTCCCTCTATCCGGACTTTCTCGAACGCACGGAAGAAGCGAGCGGCCTGACCGTACCGATCCAGACCCATTACACCCAGCAGTACGCCCACGACGGGTCCGCGAGTTTTCTCAAGGAAGACTCCCTCAATCCACGTCATCTCCATGCGGCCCTGCTCCAGGCGGTGCGAAATAAAAGTATCGCCATTGAAACCGAAGCGAACGATGCGAAGGTCGCAGCCGCGAAGATCACCGTCGACTGCACCGGCGCGTGGTCACGCCCCCTCATCCAGCCAGCCAAGGGCCAAATGCTCCGGGTCCTTCTCCAGCGCGGCGAGCTTCACCGCGAAGATCTCGGCAACTTCGTCCTCCGCACGCCGTTCCTTTATATCGTGCCGCGCCTCGACGGTACGGCCCTCATTGGGGCCACGGTAGAAGACGCGGGTTTCAACACCTCCACGGACGAAGAGGAGCTTTTGCGCCTCCGCAAACGCGCCGCGGAGATCCTTCCCTCCATCGCGTACGCTCCGCAGGTGGAGGCCTGGGCAGGCCTTCGCCCGCGCTCCGCAGACGGGCTTCCAGTCCTTGGCGAACTCTTGCCCGACCGCTTTATCGCCACCGGCCACTTCCGGAACGGCATCCTTCTGGCTCCCGCCACGGCGGAGATAATGGCCGAACTGATCCTCGGCGGAATACCGCCGATAGACCTTCAAGCCTTCTCTCCGGGGCGATTTACGCCGTAG
- a CDS encoding citrate synthase: MSTAVATRGLEGIVATTSSICWIDGDAGVLSYRGIDIHELAAKSTFEETTYLLWFGMLPTATQLAEFSKQLAEARHLDPKVIDFLRSLPTTATPMEVLRTSVSFLSIYDADDADSSHDANVRKATRLTSQVAMLVALFDRIRKGLPVVEADKTLTHAGNFLWMLTGTKPIETAVQAFDTALILHADHELNASTFAARVIAATLADIHSAVTGAIGALKGPLHGGANEAVMRLLFAIDKAGADPVEYVADLLAKKVKVSGFGHRVYKTEDPRATHLRRMSESLGKAAGNPKWFEMSRKIELYVKEQKKLNANVDFYSASTYTTLGIDIDLFTPIFAVSRISGWAAHVIEQHDDNRLIRPRADYTGPAYPAPYIPVESR, translated from the coding sequence ATGTCTACCGCAGTAGCAACCCGAGGTCTCGAAGGTATCGTCGCAACCACGTCTTCCATCTGCTGGATCGACGGTGATGCCGGCGTTCTTTCCTACCGGGGCATTGATATTCATGAGCTTGCGGCAAAGTCCACCTTCGAAGAGACCACCTACCTTCTCTGGTTCGGAATGCTTCCCACCGCGACCCAGCTCGCGGAGTTCTCCAAACAACTCGCGGAAGCCCGGCATCTCGACCCCAAGGTCATCGACTTCCTTCGCAGCCTGCCCACCACGGCAACGCCTATGGAGGTCCTGCGCACCTCGGTCAGCTTTCTTTCGATCTACGACGCGGATGACGCCGACAGCTCGCATGACGCGAACGTCCGCAAAGCCACACGCCTGACCTCGCAGGTTGCCATGCTGGTCGCGCTCTTCGACCGAATTCGCAAGGGTCTTCCTGTCGTCGAGGCAGACAAGACCCTTACCCACGCGGGCAACTTCCTCTGGATGCTCACCGGCACCAAGCCCATCGAAACCGCCGTCCAGGCCTTCGATACCGCGCTCATTCTCCACGCAGACCACGAACTGAACGCCTCTACCTTCGCAGCGCGCGTCATCGCCGCCACCCTCGCCGACATCCACTCCGCCGTCACCGGCGCCATCGGCGCTCTCAAAGGACCGCTCCATGGCGGTGCGAACGAAGCCGTCATGCGGCTTCTCTTCGCCATCGACAAGGCCGGTGCGGATCCCGTCGAATACGTGGCCGATCTCCTCGCAAAGAAGGTGAAGGTCTCCGGTTTCGGCCATCGCGTCTACAAGACCGAAGATCCCCGCGCCACCCATCTCCGCCGCATGTCGGAATCTCTCGGCAAGGCCGCGGGCAATCCGAAGTGGTTCGAGATGTCGCGCAAGATCGAGCTCTACGTCAAGGAACAGAAGAAGCTCAACGCCAACGTCGACTTCTACTCCGCCAGCACCTACACCACGCTCGGCATCGACATCGATCTCTTCACCCCGATCTTCGCTGTAAGCCGTATCTCAGGCTGGGCCGCGCACGTCATCGAACAACACGACGACAACCGCCTGATCCGCCCCCGCGCCGACTACACCGGCCCCGCCTACCCAGCACCCTACATTCCCGTAGAATCCCGCTAA
- a CDS encoding SDR family oxidoreductase codes for MNKLEGKIAVITGGNSGIGLATAKRYVEEGAHVYITGRRQKQLDLAIESLGKNATAVQGDVTINADLDRLYEQIRREQGRVDIVFANAGIGVFIPLEEVSESSFDLMFNVNVRGLFFTVQKAIPLMPDGSSIILCGASTATMGFAGLSVYIASKAALRGFARCWSVELQHRRIRTNVLTPGPTETPLYGKGLREDQVEPFKTLAALQTLTGVLADPDEIAKAAVFLASSDGAFIIGADIPVDGGHAQV; via the coding sequence ATGAATAAATTAGAAGGTAAGATCGCGGTCATCACGGGTGGAAATAGCGGGATTGGACTCGCAACGGCGAAGCGCTATGTCGAAGAAGGTGCACACGTCTATATCACCGGACGGCGTCAGAAGCAGCTCGACCTCGCGATCGAGTCACTCGGGAAAAACGCTACCGCAGTACAAGGTGACGTCACCATCAACGCGGATCTGGATCGCCTGTATGAACAAATACGTCGCGAACAAGGACGCGTAGACATTGTCTTTGCAAACGCGGGCATCGGGGTTTTCATTCCGTTAGAGGAGGTCTCAGAAAGCTCCTTCGATTTGATGTTCAATGTGAACGTACGCGGTCTCTTCTTTACTGTTCAGAAAGCTATTCCCCTGATGCCTGACGGGAGTTCGATCATCCTCTGCGGGGCTTCCACAGCAACGATGGGTTTTGCAGGATTGAGCGTCTATATCGCCAGCAAGGCGGCACTTCGAGGTTTCGCGAGGTGCTGGTCCGTGGAACTTCAGCATCGAAGAATCCGGACAAATGTCCTGACGCCCGGACCCACCGAGACGCCACTCTACGGCAAAGGTTTGCGTGAAGACCAGGTTGAACCGTTCAAGACGTTAGCTGCTTTGCAGACGCTGACCGGCGTGCTCGCCGACCCGGATGAAATTGCAAAAGCTGCAGTATTTCTCGCTTCCTCAGACGGCGCATTCATCATCGGAGCCGATATTCCTGTGGATGGCGGACATGCCCAGGTCTAG
- a CDS encoding HD domain-containing protein, whose protein sequence is MHTLVSRVRNHVLWHLEIPGQSVAHRIDHLDRVLANARRIAATQSGIDEELLELATLLHDVNQPVGKKTEHVRLSMGTAIEILRTEGCPEARIDRVVQIISEHSTENMQSSQFTSQEARILFDADKLDGLGAVGIARVFALYGQMGLPLQEAITWYRGKIAVASEHLQTEEGIRLCRARFPYVQDFLTQLEAQLRGEDPARS, encoded by the coding sequence ATGCACACCTTAGTATCCCGTGTTCGAAACCATGTGCTCTGGCATTTAGAGATTCCTGGGCAATCGGTCGCACATCGCATCGATCATCTCGATCGAGTGCTTGCCAACGCTCGCAGAATCGCAGCGACACAAAGCGGAATCGATGAGGAGCTCCTTGAATTAGCCACCCTTCTGCACGATGTCAACCAGCCCGTGGGCAAAAAGACGGAACATGTCCGCTTGAGCATGGGTACGGCCATCGAAATTCTAAGAACCGAAGGGTGTCCTGAAGCGCGGATTGACCGCGTCGTGCAGATCATCTCGGAACATTCGACGGAGAACATGCAAAGCTCTCAGTTCACGTCGCAGGAAGCAAGAATCCTGTTCGACGCCGATAAGCTTGACGGACTTGGGGCCGTTGGGATCGCGCGCGTTTTCGCACTCTACGGCCAGATGGGTCTTCCTCTTCAAGAAGCAATCACATGGTATCGAGGGAAGATCGCTGTAGCCTCGGAACACCTGCAGACAGAAGAAGGAATCAGGTTGTGTCGCGCAAGATTCCCTTATGTGCAGGATTTCCTCACTCAGCTTGAAGCACAGCTTCGAGGAGAAGATCCTGCACGTTCATAG
- a CDS encoding TonB-dependent receptor, producing MFTSFVKKIAFLFLFALSCGAHQVVAQEPALTGQIIDPSGAVVVNANVTLSNSQTQGILRTSSGSTGVYSFTTVPPATYTVTITATGFGLRQIPLTVTNQPRTLDIKLQLESASQSVTVQGEGVALQQTAAVGKTNTRLEEMPLSIQIIGRELANAQGDLSLKDTIRNSSGVVQGGSDGFGFGDRFQIRGLEARIYNDGFSDGDERNGIPHSLNGVERIEVLEGPGSSLFGSGPPGGTINMVHFMPSPALHYGGTFQAGSFDLYSGSAFLTGATRIHGLNYRIDGLAQHENGFRALESADYELRPVLSWNVGHHFLTFVGDGRSLQATPDPAGLIYLGATPIASVSRTAKYSTPFSLGDQSLARSTLSDVWPVSSSLTVTNRFSYMYRNLSILRNGDGGTITGTVFSGRQLRKQHDVLNDFDYEAEAVWIFHTGRIRHTLLTGFEAQHQSIDDNRATADLPNITDIFHPVVPETSTAGLVFLQDAKHSGFHDNLSANYFGLYATDQIDVTQRLKVRVGGRQDWWDTTLTPKVFVPGRIFTGTTLIEPPAQFSRDDSPFSWNAGATYRLFGNVSPFFGVARSNLVNFTSEATQNGVQAPENGLQYEAGLKLSAFNNRVVVTGAAFDVKRNNVFTLVGDVPVFNDQKTNGGEANVQLLITRRWKISANGTGQHTWLTDNPSNTAATGKRPVGVPQHIFNLWTTYDVKLPRIHGLNLGGGLTNRDRMFGDILNTKFVPDYTTLDSVLSYTAHRWNASLGFRNLTDTRYFVAANGAGGFVGVPRSFFVTVRKSFGSDR from the coding sequence GTGTTTACATCATTCGTAAAAAAGATTGCCTTTCTTTTCCTGTTCGCTCTCTCATGTGGAGCGCATCAGGTTGTTGCCCAGGAGCCAGCCCTTACGGGCCAGATCATCGATCCTTCCGGAGCGGTCGTAGTCAACGCAAATGTCACGCTGAGCAATAGCCAGACCCAGGGGATACTTCGTACCTCTTCCGGCTCAACTGGCGTCTACAGCTTCACTACCGTGCCGCCTGCCACGTACACCGTGACCATTACCGCCACAGGTTTCGGTCTCCGGCAGATCCCGCTCACCGTCACGAACCAGCCGCGCACGCTCGATATCAAGCTGCAGTTGGAGTCCGCATCCCAGTCCGTTACCGTGCAGGGCGAGGGTGTGGCCCTCCAACAGACCGCCGCCGTCGGGAAGACCAACACACGGCTGGAGGAGATGCCCCTCAGCATTCAGATCATCGGCCGCGAACTGGCCAACGCACAGGGCGACCTCTCGCTCAAGGACACCATTCGCAACTCCAGCGGCGTCGTGCAGGGCGGGTCCGACGGCTTTGGCTTCGGTGACCGCTTCCAGATCCGCGGTCTGGAGGCGCGCATCTACAACGACGGATTCTCCGATGGAGACGAGCGCAACGGTATTCCGCATTCGCTCAACGGCGTCGAGCGCATTGAAGTCCTCGAAGGCCCTGGCTCCTCGCTCTTCGGCAGCGGACCTCCGGGCGGCACTATCAACATGGTGCACTTCATGCCGTCCCCTGCTCTTCACTACGGTGGAACGTTTCAGGCTGGTTCGTTCGATCTCTATTCCGGAAGCGCCTTCCTCACCGGAGCCACGCGCATTCACGGCCTCAACTACCGCATCGATGGCCTCGCGCAGCATGAGAACGGATTCCGCGCCCTTGAAAGCGCCGACTACGAGCTTCGTCCTGTCCTCAGTTGGAACGTTGGGCATCACTTCCTCACCTTCGTCGGCGATGGCCGCAGCCTGCAGGCCACGCCCGACCCCGCTGGCCTGATCTACCTCGGCGCAACCCCCATCGCCAGCGTCTCGCGCACTGCGAAATACTCGACACCCTTCAGCCTTGGCGACCAGAGCCTGGCCCGTTCCACGCTCTCCGATGTATGGCCTGTCAGTTCATCGCTCACTGTGACCAATCGTTTCTCGTACATGTATCGCAACCTCTCCATCCTGCGGAACGGAGACGGCGGTACCATCACCGGCACCGTCTTCAGCGGACGCCAGCTCCGCAAGCAGCACGATGTCTTGAATGACTTCGACTACGAGGCAGAGGCCGTCTGGATCTTCCACACCGGAAGAATTCGCCATACGCTGCTCACCGGCTTCGAGGCGCAGCACCAGAGCATCGATGATAACCGCGCGACCGCCGATCTTCCGAACATTACCGATATCTTCCATCCCGTCGTTCCCGAGACCTCAACCGCTGGCCTCGTCTTCCTGCAGGATGCGAAGCACTCCGGCTTCCACGACAATCTCTCTGCCAACTACTTTGGCCTTTACGCTACAGATCAGATCGACGTCACGCAGCGCCTGAAGGTCCGCGTCGGCGGACGTCAGGACTGGTGGGACACGACGTTGACGCCAAAGGTCTTCGTGCCGGGCCGTATCTTCACCGGAACCACACTCATCGAGCCGCCCGCGCAATTCAGCCGCGACGATTCTCCGTTCAGCTGGAACGCGGGCGCAACGTACAGGCTCTTCGGCAACGTCTCGCCCTTCTTTGGAGTTGCGCGCAGCAACCTCGTTAACTTCACCTCCGAGGCCACGCAGAATGGCGTGCAGGCACCGGAGAACGGTCTGCAGTACGAAGCCGGCCTCAAGCTCTCCGCGTTCAACAATCGCGTCGTCGTCACCGGGGCAGCCTTCGACGTCAAGCGCAACAATGTCTTCACCCTTGTCGGCGATGTCCCCGTCTTCAACGATCAGAAGACGAATGGCGGAGAAGCCAACGTGCAGCTCCTCATCACACGCCGCTGGAAGATCTCAGCCAACGGCACCGGCCAGCACACGTGGCTGACGGACAATCCTTCCAACACGGCGGCAACGGGCAAACGCCCCGTCGGTGTGCCGCAACATATCTTCAACCTGTGGACGACTTATGACGTGAAGCTCCCTCGCATTCATGGACTCAATCTTGGTGGTGGATTGACCAATCGAGACCGCATGTTCGGCGACATCCTCAACACGAAATTCGTCCCCGACTACACCACGCTCGACAGCGTGCTCTCGTACACAGCGCATCGGTGGAATGCTTCGCTGGGCTTCAGAAATCTTACGGACACGCGTTACTTCGTCGCCGCAAACGGTGCGGGTGGATTCGTCGGCGTGCCGCGATCGTTCTTCGTCACCGTACGCAAGTCGTTTGGTTCGGATCGATAA
- a CDS encoding SDR family NAD(P)-dependent oxidoreductase, translating into MNQTANSSSPVALVTGSTSGIGAAIARRLSNEGYAVVLHSRSSAETGHALAIELGKAIYIQADLADDADRIRLVREAVSRWNRLDVLVNNAGISSVIPHTDLMAALPAVWHELYEVNVVAPFRLVAEAETALRDAVRRGRPACVVNISSHAGVRPKGASIPYAASKAALNHVTRLLALSLAPDIRVNAVAPGLVDTPLTEDWTAAQQLWRDRSPMRRPASPADIAQIVMMLIASDYLTGEIVVSDGAMGLT; encoded by the coding sequence TTGAACCAAACTGCGAATAGTTCCTCGCCTGTTGCCCTTGTGACCGGCTCCACTTCTGGCATCGGTGCTGCGATCGCCCGTCGATTGTCCAACGAGGGATATGCCGTAGTCCTGCACTCGCGCAGTTCAGCTGAAACGGGGCACGCGCTAGCCATTGAACTTGGAAAGGCTATTTACATTCAAGCTGATTTGGCTGACGATGCCGATAGAATCAGGCTCGTGAGGGAGGCTGTGTCTCGCTGGAACCGCCTCGATGTCCTTGTCAACAATGCCGGAATTAGCAGCGTTATTCCCCATACCGATCTTATGGCGGCTTTGCCCGCCGTGTGGCACGAGCTCTACGAAGTCAACGTGGTGGCCCCGTTTCGCCTTGTGGCGGAGGCCGAAACAGCTCTGAGAGATGCGGTCAGGCGCGGTCGACCGGCGTGCGTTGTCAATATCAGCTCACACGCTGGCGTCCGGCCCAAGGGCGCATCAATTCCTTACGCCGCGTCCAAAGCAGCGCTAAACCATGTCACCCGACTGCTCGCCCTATCGCTCGCCCCGGACATTAGGGTGAATGCCGTCGCTCCTGGCCTCGTGGACACGCCTCTGACAGAGGATTGGACGGCTGCCCAGCAGCTTTGGCGAGACCGTTCGCCTATGCGGCGGCCAGCCAGCCCGGCGGATATCGCCCAAATCGTCATGATGTTGATAGCCTCCGACTACCTAACTGGTGAAATTGTGGTCTCGGACGGAGCTATGGGTCTGACGTAG
- a CDS encoding anti-sigma factor family protein, giving the protein MSDRLQHLSDADLLRFLDLELPQAEAEMARRHLASCSECHERQESMEGTLSDLNGLCNSKFLEKISPSLVARARLQQQLNAQEKPARWWRRSLSGGLLPASMAVATLLMVIGVAVYGERRLARDKSTGSQDAKSQSIPNRLLTPGAIRPVTLSEICSSTDEDLDPTVPASTQNAVLEEYGVPRGRAGKNYQIDYLVNPQLGGTNDIKNLWPEPEHEGVWNARAKDELEKHLHQMVCDRTVDLTVAQREIATDWIAAYRKYVRRQTPA; this is encoded by the coding sequence ATGTCCGATCGGTTGCAGCATCTCTCTGACGCGGATCTTCTTCGGTTCCTTGACCTTGAACTTCCGCAGGCGGAAGCGGAGATGGCGCGCCGACATCTCGCGAGCTGCTCGGAATGCCATGAGCGTCAGGAAAGCATGGAGGGCACGCTCAGCGATTTGAACGGTCTCTGCAACTCCAAGTTTCTGGAGAAGATCTCTCCGTCGCTGGTTGCGCGTGCCCGGTTGCAACAGCAACTGAACGCTCAGGAAAAACCTGCTCGCTGGTGGCGCCGATCTCTTTCCGGGGGTCTGCTTCCTGCTTCCATGGCGGTTGCGACGCTCCTGATGGTGATTGGAGTTGCGGTCTATGGAGAGCGGAGATTGGCCAGGGACAAATCGACTGGATCGCAGGATGCCAAGTCCCAAAGCATACCGAACCGCCTTCTGACGCCGGGGGCGATCCGTCCCGTCACTCTTAGCGAGATCTGCTCCTCAACCGATGAGGATCTGGATCCCACGGTGCCTGCTTCGACGCAGAATGCTGTGCTGGAGGAGTACGGTGTTCCCCGTGGACGGGCAGGGAAAAACTACCAGATCGACTACCTCGTGAATCCCCAGCTGGGTGGCACCAACGATATCAAAAACCTTTGGCCCGAGCCTGAGCATGAGGGTGTTTGGAATGCACGCGCCAAGGACGAACTGGAGAAACATCTGCACCAGATGGTCTGCGATCGAACGGTCGACCTGACCGTAGCGCAGCGGGAGATCGCCACCGATTGGATTGCCGCCTACAGGAAGTACGTTCGTCGGCAGACGCCTGCATAA
- a CDS encoding RNA polymerase sigma factor has product MSSSPANTAVHLLLRSSAKEKTDRSVLLQEEVLDLFDLMRTRLLGYALSFGISLQDGEDIVQETFLALFRHLLQERPRQNLQGWLFRVVHNLALKRRQKNAASALPFDFPEIENSDFGLNPEELVLFNERHRRLQSALDALPQVDQSCLRLRAEGLRYREISKILGISLGSVSASLTRSLARLERVERR; this is encoded by the coding sequence ATGTCCTCGTCCCCAGCCAATACGGCGGTTCACCTGCTCCTCCGCTCTTCGGCAAAGGAAAAGACGGACCGGAGCGTCCTGCTCCAGGAGGAGGTGCTCGACCTCTTCGATCTCATGCGGACACGGCTGCTCGGTTACGCCTTGAGTTTCGGTATCTCCCTTCAGGACGGCGAGGACATCGTGCAGGAGACGTTTCTCGCGCTCTTCCGGCACCTGTTGCAAGAGCGACCGCGCCAGAATCTTCAGGGCTGGCTTTTTCGAGTTGTTCATAACCTGGCTTTGAAGCGTCGCCAGAAAAATGCCGCCAGTGCCCTTCCTTTCGATTTTCCGGAAATCGAGAATAGCGATTTCGGCCTCAATCCGGAAGAACTGGTTCTCTTCAACGAAAGACACAGAAGGCTGCAGTCGGCGCTCGATGCTCTGCCTCAGGTAGACCAGTCCTGCCTGCGACTGCGCGCGGAAGGTTTGCGGTACCGCGAGATTTCGAAGATACTTGGCATCTCTCTCGGTTCCGTCTCCGCATCCCTCACACGCTCTCTGGCGCGATTGGAACGAGTAGAGAGGAGATAA
- a CDS encoding TonB-dependent receptor, producing MHLDLRLALLSFLFTLPVQYTAESQNVVTPATARTGEIRIRVQGPDGRPLQAKGTLSGPAAGSSRSVEIAPDGSLNVPDLPFGRYQLQFVQAGFDAQTITFQVQSATPIRREVTLVLSGLSTTVNVIASTPIGTLDIPVSDVPVPVQTLTAQTLEDTNAIDLTDAMKRRLNGVYVNENQNNPFQPDVNYRGYTASPLVGSPAGLSVYLDGVRQNQPFGDVVAWDLIPKVAISTVELIPGSNPVYGLNTLGGAIAVQTKSGISNSGFSISGYGGSFGRRAVDAEYGGSNNAGLNWYAAGTLFHEDGWRVQSPSSVRQSFAKLGYNHGGTVLLLSGGYSINDLTGNGTQDFRAIARTTGLNHGYASVYSIPDRTWQHSPFLTFNATHALSKNFTFNGNAYVRHVRTNTTNGDINDDSFDQSLYTLSNADKAALTAAGIAFPASITPVNTPFPFLRCIAQGLELDEPGEKCTGVDTDTVDRQHAYGLSGVLSWRTSHNQFSFGSAWDHGSLTFVQSAQYGYLNPDGITVTRIPVFLDGSTSVDDAPQDNRVNLHGSTNTPSFFLSDTLSVGKWVFNAAGRYNHTNINNLDRLPPVSYRGTLTAINTFQRFNPSAGVVYKASSLLHAYFDYSESSRAPTSTELGCADPNFPCSLPNALVSDPPLKQVVSRTYETGVRGNQDGNIRWNLGFFHTNNDDDLLFVASQQTGYGYFQNFGQTRRLGVEAAVSTHLRRLDAGAEYTFLNATYQSSQIIGSGSNSSNTNALDGGPGVTDGGNITISPGNRIPQVPQHMMKLYTDYHPLRKLSVNADFNLIGASYVRGNENNQHQPDGVYYLGSGQSPGYGVVNLGTRYKFNAHYELFAQINNLLNRHYYTAGQLASTPYDANGNFTPRPFASIQLDGDTAFPIRNTTFLSPGAPVTVFGGMKVSFGKQ from the coding sequence ATGCACCTGGATCTACGTCTTGCCTTGTTGTCTTTCCTCTTCACCTTGCCAGTGCAGTACACCGCCGAGTCGCAAAATGTAGTTACTCCCGCGACCGCCCGCACCGGCGAAATTCGCATCCGCGTCCAGGGCCCGGACGGTCGCCCGTTGCAGGCAAAGGGCACACTTTCAGGACCTGCTGCTGGTTCCAGCCGCAGTGTTGAGATTGCTCCGGATGGTTCTCTCAACGTGCCCGATCTTCCCTTTGGCCGCTATCAGTTGCAGTTCGTTCAGGCCGGCTTCGATGCGCAGACCATCACCTTCCAGGTGCAGTCGGCGACGCCCATCCGCCGCGAGGTAACACTCGTCCTGAGCGGTCTGTCTACGACAGTCAACGTCATCGCCTCGACTCCCATCGGCACACTCGACATCCCCGTCTCCGATGTACCTGTGCCAGTGCAGACGCTGACCGCGCAGACATTGGAAGACACCAACGCCATCGATCTGACGGACGCGATGAAGCGGCGACTGAACGGCGTCTACGTCAACGAGAACCAGAACAACCCCTTCCAGCCGGATGTGAACTATCGCGGTTACACGGCCTCACCGCTGGTCGGATCGCCCGCAGGCCTCTCCGTCTATCTCGATGGCGTTCGCCAGAACCAGCCCTTTGGCGATGTGGTAGCGTGGGACCTGATTCCGAAGGTCGCCATCAGCACCGTCGAGTTGATCCCCGGATCGAATCCCGTCTACGGTCTCAACACACTGGGCGGCGCAATCGCCGTGCAGACGAAGAGCGGTATCTCAAACAGTGGTTTTTCCATCAGCGGATACGGCGGCAGCTTCGGTCGACGCGCGGTCGACGCCGAGTACGGCGGCAGTAATAACGCCGGGTTGAACTGGTACGCCGCAGGGACACTCTTCCACGAAGATGGCTGGCGCGTGCAATCGCCTTCGAGCGTGCGACAGTCCTTTGCCAAGCTTGGCTATAACCACGGAGGAACGGTCCTCTTACTCTCTGGCGGTTATTCGATCAACGACCTCACCGGCAATGGCACACAGGACTTCCGCGCCATCGCCCGCACCACCGGCCTGAACCACGGCTACGCCAGCGTGTACAGCATTCCAGATAGGACATGGCAGCACTCGCCCTTCCTCACCTTCAATGCCACGCACGCGCTGAGCAAAAACTTCACCTTCAACGGCAACGCCTACGTGCGGCACGTGCGCACCAACACGACCAACGGCGATATTAACGACGACTCCTTCGACCAGTCGCTCTATACGTTGAGCAACGCGGACAAAGCTGCTCTGACCGCAGCAGGAATTGCCTTCCCCGCAAGCATTACACCGGTGAACACACCATTCCCTTTTCTACGCTGCATCGCGCAGGGGTTGGAACTGGATGAACCCGGTGAAAAATGCACCGGCGTCGACACCGACACCGTGGACCGGCAACATGCCTACGGCCTTTCGGGCGTGCTCTCATGGCGCACCAGCCACAATCAATTTTCCTTCGGCTCCGCGTGGGACCACGGCTCGCTGACCTTCGTGCAGAGCGCGCAGTATGGTTATCTGAATCCGGACGGTATCACCGTCACGCGCATTCCGGTCTTCCTCGACGGATCTACCTCGGTAGACGATGCACCGCAGGACAACCGTGTGAACCTGCACGGCAGCACGAATACACCCAGCTTCTTCCTCAGCGATACTCTCTCCGTGGGGAAGTGGGTCTTCAACGCCGCTGGCCGCTACAACCACACCAACATCAACAATCTCGACCGCCTGCCGCCGGTCTCCTATCGAGGCACACTTACCGCCATCAACACCTTCCAGCGTTTCAACCCCTCTGCAGGCGTTGTCTACAAGGCATCGAGCCTTCTGCATGCCTACTTCGACTACAGCGAAAGCAGCCGTGCCCCCACCTCCACTGAACTCGGTTGCGCCGATCCCAACTTCCCCTGCAGCTTGCCCAACGCGCTCGTCAGCGATCCACCTCTGAAGCAGGTCGTCAGCCGCACCTATGAAACAGGCGTGCGCGGCAACCAGGACGGCAACATCCGCTGGAACCTCGGCTTCTTTCATACGAATAACGACGACGACCTGCTCTTCGTCGCATCCCAACAGACCGGCTACGGTTACTTCCAGAACTTCGGCCAGACCCGTCGCCTGGGCGTGGAGGCTGCCGTGTCAACACATCTGCGGCGTCTCGATGCGGGCGCGGAATACACGTTTCTGAATGCCACCTACCAGAGCTCGCAGATCATTGGCAGCGGAAGCAACAGCAGCAACACCAACGCGCTCGACGGTGGTCCGGGCGTGACCGATGGAGGCAACATCACCATCTCTCCCGGCAATCGCATACCCCAGGTCCCGCAGCACATGATGAAGCTCTATACCGACTATCATCCTCTGCGAAAGCTGTCCGTCAATGCAGACTTCAACCTCATCGGTGCCTCGTATGTTCGGGGTAACGAGAACAACCAGCACCAACCCGATGGCGTGTACTACCTCGGCTCCGGGCAGAGCCCGGGCTACGGTGTCGTCAACCTTGGCACGCGCTACAAGTTCAACGCGCACTATGAACTCTTCGCGCAGATCAACAACCTATTGAACCGTCATTACTACACCGCCGGACAGCTTGCCTCTACGCCCTACGACGCCAACGGCAACTTCACGCCTCGGCCATTTGCATCGATCCAATTGGACGGAGATACCGCATTCCCGATCCGCAACACAACCTTCCTCTCACCCGGAGCACCGGTGACCGTCTTCGGCGGTATGAAGGTCTCCTTCGGAAAGCAGTAG